One genomic window of Acidobacteriota bacterium includes the following:
- a CDS encoding zinc ribbon domain-containing protein — protein MTRMFCTQCGKEARPEHMFCAGCGAALARETAAPMGLTGAAPAPPAAPGPPLEDWRETTNYRTVLAHPDVKALVAEASKANRAGMSADEFMKLAQPILNAAGSGGVPMKLISDIATPIYAKMGVKIGKDAKNGYSTPFGRVLAAILCSMASRSQTLVSVQEGADGCVVQAEVPSSITTGKGKLTLTLERKAEGTLVTSAVVFEGQSSDWGRSKRVLDELHQDILNYRTLQP, from the coding sequence GTGACCCGCATGTTCTGTACACAGTGCGGAAAAGAGGCGCGTCCGGAGCACATGTTCTGTGCCGGATGCGGCGCCGCGCTCGCGCGGGAGACGGCCGCGCCGATGGGGCTGACGGGCGCCGCGCCCGCGCCGCCGGCGGCGCCCGGCCCGCCGCTGGAAGACTGGCGCGAGACCACCAATTACCGCACCGTGCTGGCGCATCCCGACGTGAAGGCGCTGGTCGCCGAAGCCTCCAAGGCGAACCGCGCCGGCATGAGCGCCGACGAGTTCATGAAGCTCGCGCAGCCGATCCTGAATGCGGCCGGCTCCGGCGGCGTGCCGATGAAGCTGATCTCGGACATCGCCACCCCCATTTATGCGAAGATGGGCGTCAAGATCGGCAAGGACGCCAAGAACGGTTACTCGACCCCGTTCGGCCGCGTGCTGGCCGCGATCCTGTGTTCGATGGCCAGCCGCAGCCAGACACTGGTGTCGGTGCAGGAAGGCGCCGATGGCTGCGTGGTGCAGGCGGAGGTGCCGTCAAGCATCACTACCGGCAAGGGCAAGCTGACCCTCACGCTCGAGCGCAAGGCGGAAGGCACCCTTGTCACCAGCGCGGTCGTGTTCGAGGGCCAATCGTCCGACTGGGGACGATCCAAGCGCGTGCTCGACGAGCTACATCAGGACATCCTGAACTACCGCACGCTGCAGCCCTGA
- a CDS encoding superoxide dismutase gives MAFTLPDLPYARSALAPHISEETLNFHYGKHHQAYVTNLNGLVKDTPLEKASLEEVIKDSAGDKAKAGIFNNSAQVWNHTFYWHSMSPDGGGKPKGKIAELIERDLGGYDNFVKEFKQAGATQFGSGWAWLSLKNGKLVISKTPNAETPLTEAGTTPLLTMDVWEHAYYLDYQNRRPDYIDTFLSSLVNWDFANQNLADAGA, from the coding sequence ATGGCCTTCACCCTGCCCGACCTGCCCTATGCCCGCTCTGCCCTGGCGCCGCACATCTCCGAAGAGACGCTGAATTTCCACTACGGCAAGCACCATCAGGCCTATGTCACCAACCTGAACGGCCTCGTGAAGGACACCCCGCTCGAGAAAGCCTCGCTGGAAGAAGTCATCAAGGATTCCGCCGGTGACAAGGCGAAAGCCGGCATCTTCAACAACTCGGCGCAGGTCTGGAACCATACGTTCTACTGGCACTCGATGTCGCCGGATGGCGGCGGCAAGCCGAAGGGCAAGATTGCCGAGCTGATCGAGCGCGACCTCGGCGGCTATGACAATTTTGTAAAGGAGTTCAAACAGGCCGGTGCGACGCAGTTCGGTTCCGGCTGGGCCTGGCTGTCGCTGAAGAACGGCAAGCTCGTGATCAGCAAGACGCCGAACGCCGAGACGCCGCTGACTGAAGCCGGCACGACGCCGCTGCTGACCATGGATGTCTGGGAGCACGCCTACTACCTCGATTACCAGAACCGCCGCCCGGACTATATCGACACCTTCCTGTCGAGCCTCGTGAACTGGGATTTCGCGAACCAGAACCTGGCTGACGCCGGCGCCTGA
- a CDS encoding squalene/phytoene synthase family protein, translating to MSNETRPLTKTPWDEIDKRVRRVDEDRWISSRFAPASQRRALVALYALNYELARVQEVVSEETLGLIRFQWWREAISEIDAGRAARSHDVCMAIGEEVAAGRLKTGALQKLVDGYQSAFVDQDRTKEPEAWIALTAANILIPVHNWAEEIRGVSAAYAAVRRQAGHAFGPHVSPAPKPLRPAIAHFRLRKLYCEGKRPNPLSKRFSIMKAMNTGEV from the coding sequence ATGTCAAACGAGACCAGACCCCTGACCAAGACTCCCTGGGACGAGATCGACAAGCGCGTGCGCCGCGTCGACGAGGATCGCTGGATTTCCAGCCGGTTTGCCCCCGCCTCCCAGCGCCGCGCCCTGGTGGCGCTCTACGCGCTGAACTACGAGCTGGCGCGCGTGCAGGAAGTGGTGAGCGAGGAGACGCTCGGCCTCATCCGTTTCCAGTGGTGGCGCGAAGCCATCAGCGAGATCGACGCCGGACGCGCCGCGCGCAGCCACGACGTGTGCATGGCCATCGGCGAGGAAGTGGCGGCCGGACGCCTGAAGACCGGCGCCCTGCAGAAACTGGTCGATGGCTACCAGTCCGCCTTCGTGGACCAGGACCGCACCAAGGAACCGGAAGCCTGGATCGCGCTGACCGCCGCCAATATCCTGATCCCCGTGCACAACTGGGCGGAAGAGATCCGCGGCGTCTCGGCCGCCTATGCCGCGGTGCGGCGCCAGGCAGGGCATGCCTTCGGCCCGCATGTCTCGCCCGCCCCCAAGCCGCTGCGCCCGGCAATCGCGCATTTCCGCCTGCGCAAACTGTATTGCGAAGGCAAGCGCCCGAACCCGCTGTCCAAACGCTTTTCCATCATGAAGGCGATGAACACCGGCGAGGTCTGA
- a CDS encoding sorbosone dehydrogenase family protein, with product MKLALPCAAALLVLSAACQLEKPAPVATVFGTAPQLPEPQSKLIPTVKVAEARAWKDGEKPVAAPGYAVKAFAEGLDHPRWIYELPNGDILVAETNAPPRPEDGGGIRGFFMKRAMTKAGAAVPSPDRVSLLRDTDGDGAADVHTAYLTNLMSPFGMALVGDTLYIANADAIVSVPYTEGEDVNTATPQTVFKLPGGPINHHWTKNIVASADGTKLYAAVGSNSNIAENGMEAEEGRAAIWEIDLASGEGKVYASGLRNPVGMDFDSHGLLYTVVNERDELGDNLVPDYLTSVKQGAFYGWPYSYFGQNVDTRVAPQDASLVAAAIAPDYALGAHTASLGLDVTDGKGAGLASSFGAGAFIGQHGSWNRDPRSGYEVIFVPFGADGPSGNPQPVLTGFLVEDQARGRPVGVKVDQRGGLLVADDVGNRIWRVTPN from the coding sequence ATGAAACTCGCGCTTCCCTGCGCCGCCGCGCTGCTCGTCTTGAGCGCAGCCTGCCAGCTCGAAAAGCCTGCCCCCGTCGCAACCGTTTTCGGCACCGCGCCGCAGTTGCCCGAGCCCCAGTCCAAGCTCATTCCCACCGTGAAGGTCGCAGAAGCGCGCGCCTGGAAAGACGGCGAGAAGCCCGTTGCCGCTCCGGGCTACGCGGTGAAGGCCTTCGCCGAAGGTCTCGATCATCCGCGCTGGATTTATGAGCTGCCGAATGGCGACATCCTCGTCGCCGAAACCAACGCGCCGCCGCGCCCCGAAGATGGCGGCGGCATCCGGGGCTTCTTCATGAAGCGCGCGATGACGAAAGCCGGCGCGGCCGTGCCCAGCCCGGACCGTGTCTCGCTCCTGCGCGACACGGATGGCGACGGCGCCGCGGACGTGCATACCGCCTACCTCACCAATCTCATGTCGCCCTTCGGCATGGCGCTCGTCGGCGACACGCTTTACATCGCCAATGCCGATGCCATTGTCTCCGTTCCGTACACGGAAGGTGAAGACGTCAACACGGCCACCCCGCAAACGGTGTTCAAGTTGCCGGGCGGACCGATCAACCATCACTGGACCAAGAACATCGTTGCGAGCGCGGATGGCACAAAACTCTACGCCGCTGTCGGCTCGAACAGCAACATCGCGGAAAACGGCATGGAAGCCGAAGAAGGACGCGCCGCAATCTGGGAAATCGATCTCGCGTCCGGCGAAGGCAAGGTCTACGCATCCGGCCTGCGCAATCCGGTCGGCATGGATTTCGACTCCCACGGCCTGCTCTACACCGTCGTCAACGAACGCGACGAGCTCGGTGACAACCTCGTGCCCGACTACCTGACTTCCGTGAAGCAAGGCGCCTTCTATGGCTGGCCCTACAGCTATTTCGGCCAAAACGTGGATACGCGCGTCGCACCGCAGGATGCCTCGCTCGTCGCCGCGGCCATCGCGCCGGACTATGCCCTCGGCGCCCATACCGCCTCGCTCGGTCTCGACGTGACCGACGGCAAGGGCGCGGGCCTCGCGTCCAGCTTCGGCGCCGGCGCCTTCATCGGCCAGCACGGGTCATGGAACCGCGATCCGCGAAGCGGCTATGAAGTGATCTTCGTTCCCTTCGGCGCGGATGGCCCCAGTGGCAACCCGCAGCCGGTGCTCACCGGCTTCCTCGTTGAAGACCAAGCGCGTGGCCGCCCGGTCGGCGTCAAAGTCGACCAGAGGGGCGGGCTGCTGGTCGCGGACGATGTGGGCAACCGGATCTGGAGGGTCACGCCGAACTGA
- the trmFO gene encoding methylenetetrahydrofolate--tRNA-(uracil(54)-C(5))-methyltransferase (FADH(2)-oxidizing) TrmFO: MTLKPIHIIGGGMAGSEAAWQIASAGVPVVLHEMRGTRGTDAHQTDKLAELVCSNSFRSDDHTSNAVGVLHEEMRRANGLIITTAKAHQVPAGSALAVDREGFAEAVTAKLEAHPLVTIVREEIAGIPPEDWDSVIVATGPLTSIALAEAIRAHTGETDLAFFDAIAPIVYFDSVDMTKAWRQSRYDKAGPGGDTAAYINCPMTEEEYNRFLDALLAAPKTEFRDWEKNTPYFEGCLPIEVMAERGRETLRFGPMKPIGLTDAHNPTVKAHAVVQLRQDNALGTLWNMVGFQTKLKYAAQTEIFRMIPGLEKAEFARLGGIHRNTFLNSPKLLDRQLRMKTIPRLRFAGQVTGVEGYVESAAMGLLAGRLAAAERLGRRLDPPPPTTAMGALVAHITGGHLADGQTFQPMNVNFGLFPDIEDYSKTGPDGKRLRGKDKGKAKKMAQAVRSLSDFDAWLAGETVSADAAFQAVSSA, encoded by the coding sequence ATGACCCTGAAACCCATCCACATCATCGGCGGCGGCATGGCCGGCTCCGAAGCCGCCTGGCAGATCGCCTCGGCCGGCGTACCCGTCGTCCTGCACGAGATGCGCGGCACGCGCGGCACCGATGCCCACCAGACCGACAAGCTCGCCGAACTCGTCTGTTCGAACTCCTTCCGCTCCGACGACCACACGTCCAACGCCGTCGGCGTGCTGCACGAGGAAATGCGCCGCGCCAACGGCCTGATCATCACCACCGCCAAGGCCCACCAGGTTCCCGCCGGCAGCGCGCTCGCGGTCGACCGCGAAGGCTTTGCCGAGGCCGTTACCGCGAAACTCGAAGCGCATCCGCTGGTCACGATCGTGCGTGAGGAAATCGCCGGCATTCCGCCCGAGGACTGGGACTCGGTTATCGTGGCGACCGGCCCGCTGACATCCATCGCGCTGGCCGAAGCGATCCGGGCGCACACCGGCGAAACCGACCTCGCCTTCTTCGACGCCATTGCGCCGATCGTGTATTTCGACTCGGTCGACATGACCAAGGCCTGGCGCCAGAGCCGGTATGACAAGGCCGGCCCGGGCGGCGACACGGCCGCCTACATCAATTGTCCGATGACGGAGGAAGAGTATAACCGCTTCCTCGATGCGCTCCTTGCCGCGCCCAAGACCGAGTTCCGGGACTGGGAAAAGAACACGCCGTATTTCGAAGGCTGCCTGCCCATCGAGGTGATGGCGGAGCGCGGCCGGGAGACGCTGCGCTTCGGGCCGATGAAGCCAATCGGGCTCACGGATGCACACAACCCGACGGTCAAGGCACATGCGGTCGTGCAACTGCGGCAAGACAATGCGCTCGGCACGCTGTGGAACATGGTCGGCTTCCAGACGAAGCTGAAATATGCCGCCCAGACGGAAATCTTCCGTATGATCCCCGGCCTTGAAAAGGCCGAGTTTGCCCGGCTCGGCGGAATCCATCGCAATACCTTCCTGAATTCCCCGAAGCTGCTGGACCGGCAGCTCCGTATGAAGACGATACCGCGCCTGCGGTTTGCCGGGCAGGTCACCGGTGTTGAAGGATATGTCGAGAGCGCCGCGATGGGCCTGCTCGCCGGACGCCTTGCTGCGGCCGAACGCCTTGGCCGCCGCCTCGATCCGCCGCCGCCGACCACCGCGATGGGCGCGCTTGTGGCGCATATCACGGGCGGCCACCTTGCCGACGGCCAGACCTTCCAGCCGATGAACGTCAACTTCGGCCTGTTCCCCGACATTGAGGACTATTCAAAGACCGGTCCGGACGGCAAACGCCTTAGGGGCAAGGACAAGGGCAAGGCAAAGAAGATGGCGCAGGCCGTCCGCTCACTGAGCGATTTCGATGCCTGGCTCGCCGGCGAGACCGTCAGCGCAGACGCTGCGTTCCAGGCCGTCAGTTCGGCGTGA
- the uvrA gene encoding excinuclease ABC subunit UvrA: MAESPFIRVRGAKEHNLKNIDVDIPRGELVVMTGLSGSGKSSLAFDTIYAEGQRRYVESLSAYARQFLELMQKPDVESIEGLSPAISIEQKTTSRNPRSTVGTVTEIYDYMRLLWARVGVPYSPATGLPIESQTVSQMVDRTLELPEGTRLYLLAPIVRGRKGEFRKEFAELLKNGYQRVKVNGEFHELEDPPKLDKKYKHDIDVVVDRIVVKAGMEQRLAESFETALSLAQGIAVAEYADLAAGETEPKRVTFSANFACPVSGFSIPEIEPRLFSFNNPFGACPSCDGLGEQLKIDVAMVVPDKDLGLMDGAIAPWAKTTSPYQTQTLQALAAHYKFDLTKPWNKLPEKVQDIILFGTGDEEIQFIYDDGMRTYKTKKTFEGVIPNLDRRYRETDSAWVREEIARFQSAAPCPACGGKRLKPQALAVKIAGLDISQAGDFSIRKAGDWFGGVAKTLTKQQKEIAARILKEINDRLIFLNDVGLDYLSLGRASGTLSGGESQRIRLASQIGSGLTGVLYVLDEPSIGLHQRDNERLLETLKRLRDLGNSVIVVEHDEDAILTADHVIDMGPAAGVHGGEIIAEGTPEEILKNRKSLTADYLNGTREIAIPKRRPVTKGSRSLVLKGATGNNLKNVTASIPLATFTCITGVSGGGKSTLIIETLYKALARKLNGSSDSPAPYESLDGLQHLDKVIDIDQSPIGRTPRSNPATYTGAFGPIRDWYAGLPEAKARGYAPGRFSFNVKGGRCEACQGDGVIKIEMHFLPDVYVTCETCKGKRYNRETLEVLFKGKSIADVLDMTVEDGAKFFVAVPAIASKLDTLNQVGLGYVKVGQQATTLSGGEAQRVKLAKELSKRATGRTLYILDEPTTGLHFEDVKKLLEVLHELVDAGNTVVVIEHNLDVVKTADWVLDLGPEGGDGGGRMVATGTPEDIAANKESHTGRFLAETFRRQDERRAARNRREKPAAKSEPSEKKPARKSKAGASAK, encoded by the coding sequence ATGGCCGAATCCCCCTTCATCCGCGTGCGCGGCGCCAAGGAACACAACCTCAAGAACATCGACGTGGACATCCCGCGCGGTGAGCTTGTGGTGATGACCGGCCTGTCCGGCTCCGGCAAATCCTCGCTCGCCTTCGACACGATCTATGCCGAAGGCCAGCGCCGCTATGTCGAGTCGCTATCGGCCTATGCGCGCCAGTTCCTCGAGCTGATGCAGAAGCCGGATGTGGAATCCATCGAAGGCCTGTCGCCCGCCATCTCGATCGAGCAGAAGACCACCAGCCGCAACCCGCGCTCCACCGTCGGCACGGTCACCGAGATCTACGACTACATGCGCCTCCTCTGGGCGCGCGTCGGCGTGCCCTATTCGCCGGCCACCGGCCTGCCGATCGAAAGCCAGACCGTCAGCCAGATGGTCGACCGCACGCTGGAGCTGCCCGAAGGAACCCGCCTCTACCTGCTCGCCCCCATCGTCCGTGGACGGAAGGGTGAGTTCCGCAAGGAATTCGCAGAGCTTCTCAAGAACGGCTACCAGCGCGTCAAGGTCAACGGCGAGTTCCACGAACTGGAAGACCCGCCAAAGCTCGACAAGAAGTACAAGCACGACATCGACGTCGTGGTCGACCGGATCGTCGTCAAGGCCGGCATGGAACAGCGCCTCGCCGAAAGTTTCGAGACCGCGCTCTCCCTCGCGCAGGGTATCGCGGTGGCCGAATATGCCGACCTCGCCGCCGGCGAAACCGAGCCGAAGCGCGTCACCTTCAGCGCCAATTTCGCCTGCCCGGTCTCCGGCTTCTCGATTCCCGAAATCGAACCTCGCCTTTTCTCCTTCAACAATCCGTTCGGCGCCTGCCCGTCCTGTGACGGCCTCGGCGAGCAGCTGAAGATCGACGTGGCGATGGTCGTGCCCGACAAGGATCTCGGCCTGATGGACGGCGCCATCGCGCCCTGGGCGAAGACCACTTCGCCCTACCAGACGCAGACGCTGCAAGCCCTGGCCGCCCACTACAAGTTCGACCTGACGAAGCCGTGGAACAAGCTGCCCGAGAAGGTGCAGGACATCATCCTCTTCGGCACCGGAGATGAGGAAATCCAGTTCATCTATGATGACGGCATGCGCACCTACAAGACGAAGAAGACCTTCGAAGGCGTCATCCCGAATCTCGACCGGCGCTACCGCGAAACGGACTCGGCCTGGGTGCGCGAGGAAATCGCGCGCTTCCAGTCCGCCGCGCCTTGCCCGGCCTGCGGCGGCAAACGCCTGAAGCCGCAAGCGCTCGCGGTGAAGATCGCCGGCCTCGACATCTCGCAGGCCGGAGACTTCTCCATCCGCAAAGCGGGTGACTGGTTCGGCGGCGTCGCCAAGACGCTGACGAAACAGCAAAAAGAAATCGCCGCGCGCATCCTGAAGGAGATCAACGACCGCCTCATCTTCCTCAACGATGTCGGCCTCGATTACCTTTCGCTCGGACGCGCCTCCGGCACCTTGTCCGGCGGCGAAAGCCAGCGCATCCGGCTCGCCTCGCAGATCGGCTCCGGCCTCACCGGCGTGCTTTACGTGCTCGACGAGCCATCGATCGGCCTGCACCAGCGCGACAACGAGCGCCTGCTCGAAACGCTGAAACGCCTGCGCGATCTCGGTAACTCCGTCATCGTCGTCGAACACGATGAGGACGCGATCCTCACCGCCGACCACGTCATCGACATGGGACCCGCCGCCGGCGTGCATGGCGGCGAGATCATCGCCGAAGGCACGCCCGAAGAGATCCTGAAGAACCGCAAAAGTCTGACGGCGGACTATCTCAACGGCACGCGCGAAATCGCCATCCCGAAACGCCGTCCGGTCACCAAAGGCTCTCGCAGCCTCGTGCTGAAAGGCGCCACCGGCAACAACCTGAAGAACGTCACCGCCTCGATTCCGCTCGCCACGTTCACCTGCATCACCGGCGTCTCCGGCGGCGGCAAGTCGACGCTGATCATCGAAACGCTTTACAAGGCGCTCGCCCGCAAGCTCAACGGCTCATCGGATTCGCCGGCGCCGTATGAAAGCCTCGACGGCCTGCAGCATCTCGACAAGGTCATCGACATCGACCAGTCGCCGATCGGCCGCACGCCGCGCTCGAACCCCGCCACCTATACCGGCGCCTTCGGCCCGATCCGGGACTGGTATGCCGGCCTGCCCGAAGCGAAGGCCCGCGGCTACGCGCCCGGCCGGTTCAGCTTCAACGTCAAGGGCGGTCGCTGCGAAGCCTGCCAGGGCGACGGCGTGATCAAGATCGAGATGCACTTCCTGCCGGATGTCTACGTCACCTGCGAGACTTGCAAGGGCAAGCGCTACAACCGCGAGACACTGGAAGTCCTGTTCAAGGGCAAGTCGATTGCCGACGTGCTCGACATGACGGTCGAAGACGGCGCCAAGTTCTTCGTCGCCGTGCCCGCCATCGCGTCCAAGCTCGATACGCTGAACCAGGTCGGCCTCGGCTATGTGAAGGTCGGCCAGCAGGCGACCACGCTGTCCGGCGGCGAAGCCCAGCGCGTCAAGCTCGCCAAGGAACTCTCCAAGCGCGCCACGGGACGTACACTGTACATCCTCGACGAGCCGACCACCGGCCTCCACTTCGAGGACGTCAAGAAGCTGCTCGAAGTGCTGCATGAACTGGTCGATGCCGGCAACACCGTCGTCGTCATCGAGCACAATCTCGACGTGGTCAAAACCGCCGACTGGGTGCTCGACCTTGGCCCCGAAGGCGGCGATGGCGGCGGCAGGATGGTTGCTACCGGCACGCCGGAAGACATCGCCGCCAACAAGGAAAGCCATACCGGCCGCTTTCTCGCCGAAACCTTCCGCCGTCAGGACGAGCGCCGCGCCGCGCGCAACCGCCGCGAAAAACCGGCTGCCAAATCCGAGCCGTCCGAGAAGAAGCCTGCCCGCAAGTCCAAGGCGGGCGCCAGCGCGAAGTAA
- the ssb gene encoding single-stranded DNA-binding protein, producing MAGSVNKVILIGNLGADPEVKQFQNGGQVCNLRIATSETWRDKASGERKEKTEWHAVSIFSEGLVKVAQSYLKKGSKVYIEGKLQTRKWQDKDGNDRYTTEVVLQGFDATLVMLDGRGEGGGAGGGGGGRDMGYSGGGSSRQMSGPKESFNQDLDDEIPF from the coding sequence ATGGCGGGCTCAGTGAACAAGGTGATCCTGATCGGCAATCTCGGGGCGGACCCTGAGGTGAAGCAGTTCCAGAATGGCGGGCAGGTGTGCAACCTGCGGATCGCGACCTCCGAGACCTGGCGCGACAAGGCGAGCGGCGAACGCAAGGAAAAGACCGAGTGGCACGCCGTGTCGATCTTCTCGGAAGGCTTGGTGAAGGTCGCCCAGAGCTACCTCAAGAAGGGCTCGAAGGTGTACATCGAGGGCAAGCTGCAGACCCGTAAGTGGCAGGACAAGGATGGCAACGACCGGTACACGACCGAAGTCGTGCTGCAGGGCTTTGACGCGACGCTGGTGATGCTGGACGGTCGCGGCGAAGGCGGCGGCGCGGGCGGCGGCGGCGGTGGCCGCGACATGGGCTATTCCGGTGGCGGCTCCAGCCGTCAGATGAGCGGGCCGAAGGAAAGCTTCAACCAGGATCTCGACGACGAGATCCCGTTCTAG
- a CDS encoding class D beta-lactamase produces MIGRLYRYLTGLLLLVLAGCVTAVPHAGLTGAPLARVLAAEGVDPSAAALVIYRLEDGKTWTVGGPRVSQRFTPASTAKVPHTLLAFETGAVNGPEDMFEWDGTERWLATWNEDMDFATAFQRSAVWVYQIVVPRIGAERLSAGLEAFDYGNAEIGGPEALTRYWLDGPLAISAAEQVAFLSRLARRTLPLSARTYELAVPMMQLEGGPGWVMYGKTGWKSVAGEMDIGWFVGWVEQAGGEAPGTYVFALNMDMPGGAGDAPKRRAGAEAVLREIGALPERLSGP; encoded by the coding sequence ATGATTGGACGCCTTTACCGCTATCTCACAGGTCTCCTGCTGCTGGTGCTGGCTGGCTGCGTGACCGCGGTGCCGCATGCCGGGTTGACCGGGGCGCCGCTGGCGCGGGTGCTGGCGGCCGAGGGCGTCGACCCGTCGGCGGCGGCGCTGGTGATCTACCGGCTTGAGGACGGCAAGACCTGGACCGTCGGCGGGCCGAGAGTTAGCCAGCGGTTCACGCCGGCTTCGACCGCGAAAGTGCCGCACACGCTGCTGGCCTTCGAGACGGGCGCGGTCAACGGGCCCGAGGACATGTTCGAGTGGGACGGCACGGAGCGCTGGCTCGCGACCTGGAACGAGGACATGGACTTTGCCACGGCCTTCCAGCGCTCGGCCGTCTGGGTCTACCAGATCGTCGTGCCGAGGATCGGCGCGGAGCGGCTCTCGGCGGGGCTTGAGGCGTTCGACTATGGCAATGCCGAGATCGGCGGACCGGAGGCGCTGACGCGCTACTGGCTGGACGGTCCGCTGGCGATTTCGGCGGCTGAGCAGGTGGCGTTCCTGTCGCGGCTGGCGCGGCGGACCCTGCCGCTGTCGGCGCGGACCTATGAGCTGGCGGTGCCGATGATGCAGCTGGAAGGCGGGCCGGGCTGGGTGATGTACGGCAAGACCGGCTGGAAGAGCGTGGCGGGCGAGATGGACATCGGCTGGTTCGTCGGCTGGGTGGAGCAGGCGGGCGGCGAGGCGCCGGGCACCTACGTGTTCGCGCTGAACATGGACATGCCGGGCGGTGCCGGGGATGCACCGAAGCGGCGGGCCGGCGCCGAGGCGGTCTTGCGCGAAATCGGGGCGCTGCCCGAGCGGTTGTCCGGGCCGTGA